The genomic segment CAAGGCGGAAGCCGAGGAAGTCAAGAAGAAGTTGGAAGCCCAGGGAGCAACTATCGAAATTAAGTAGGGTTGGCAGGCGAGGACGCCTGCCCCACGGGTGGCGGGCGAGACGCCCGCCCTACTAAATGAGGTAGTCCCTGAACTCCGGCAACCCTTCAAGGAGTATCCATGGCGAAAGTATTATCGCCGTTACGGCTGTATCGCAAAAACTTCGGCAAGATCGAACGGATTGTGGACATCTCCAATCTCATCGAGATGCAGAAGGAGTCATACCACCGCTTCTTACAAAAAGATGTGGAACCGGAGGCGCGCTCGGATCATGGCCTCCAGGGAGTCTTCAAGAGCGTCTATCCCATCCGGGATTTTTCCGGCGCATGCTCCCTGGAGTTCGTCGAGTACGGCTTGGGCGACCCCAAGTACGACGTGGACGAATGCCAGCAGCGAGGCATGACCTTTGAAGTACCCATGAAGATACGGGTGCGCCTGGTAGTCCATGATGTGGGGCCCGATACCAAGGCCCAGACCATCCGGGATATCAAAGAGCAGGAGATCTATTTCGGCACCCTGCCCTTGATGACCGAACACGGCACCTTCATCATCAATGGCACCGAACGGGTGGTGGTGAGCCAGTTGCACCGCTCCCCCGGCCTGTTCATCGATCATGACCGGGCCAAGATCCATTCCAGCGGCAAGATCATTTACTCGGCCCGGTTGATTCCGCTCCGGGGTTCCTGGATTGATTTCGAGTTTGATCCCAAGGATATCCTCTACGTCAGGATCGACCGGCGGCGCAAATTTCCGGCTACCATCCTCCTGAAAGCCCTGGGCTACACCACGGAAGAGCTGCTGAACTTCTTCTATAAGACCCAGCGCGTGTTACTTGCCGGCGAGAACATCCAGCATGCCTTCGTTCCGGAGTTGCTGGCCGACAAGACCACGACCACCGACATCATGGATCCCAAGAGCGGCGATGTCCTGATCAAGAAGGGCAAACGCCTGACCCCGGTTTTAATCGGCAAGATGAAGCGGGCCGGGGTGGAGTCCATCACGGGCCCCGCCAACGAACTGGTGGGCCGGGTGGTGGCCCATGATATTCTGGACCCGGAGAGCGGTGAACTCCTGGCTTCGTGCAACGAGATGCTCTCCGAAGACAAGATCACTTTGATGCAGGAAAAGGGCATCAAGGAACTGGACCTGCTCTTTATCGATGGGGTCAATGTCAGCCCCTGTCTGCGGAATACGTTGGTGGCGGACAAGACCGCCACGATCAAAGATGCCGTCCTGGAAATCTACCGGCGCCTGCGTCCCAGCAACCGGCCCAATGACGAAGTGGCGACCACTTTTTTCCAGAACCTTTTTTTCAATCCGGAATATTACGATCTGTCGCCGGTAGGCCGTCTGAAGTTGGACCTGAAGCTCAGGCCCGACCCTGCCGACCGGTTGCCGCTGACCAAGACCACTTTAGAGCGGGAGGATATCCTCCTGGCGGTGCGGGAGCTCATCACCCAGAAGGACCGGGAAGGACCCGTGGACGACATCGACCACCTGGGCAACCGCCGGGTCCGGGCGGTAGGCGAGTTGCTGGAGAACCAGTTCCGGGTGGGGTTAGTCAGGATGGAGCGGGCCATTAAAGAACGGATGGCCATCCAGGACCTGGACACCCTGATGCCCCATGACCTGGTGAACGCCAAGCCGGTGCAGGCGGTGATCAAGGAGTTTTTCGGCACCTCCCAGCTTTCCCAGTTCATGGACCAGACCAACCCCTTGAGCGAAATCACGCACAAGCGGCGTTTGAGCGCCCTGGGACCCGGGGGTCTGACTCGGGAGCGGGCCGGGTTTGAGGTGCGGGACGTGCACCCCACTCACTACGGCCGCATCTGCCCCATTGAAACGCCTGAAGGTCCCAACATCGGGCTCATCGTGTCTTTGAGCACCTTTGCCCGGGTCAACGAGTTGGGGTTCATCGAGACCCCTTATCGGGTAGTGGATAAGGTGGAAAAACGGGGCAAGGTTGAGACCCACGTTACCAAGAAAATCCGGTATCTGAGCGCCCTGGAAGAGGGCGATAAGGTTATCGCCCAGGCCAACGCACCTTTAGATAGCAAAGGGCGGTTCATCAACGATATGATCGAGGCCCGGAAGTTTGGGGAATTTGTTATCTCCCACCCGGACCAGATCGAATATATGGACGTGTCGCCCAACCAATTGGTGAGCGTGGCCGCGTCCCTGATTCCTTTCTTAGAGCACGACGACGCCAACCGCGCCCTGATGGGTTCCAATATGCAGCGCCAGGCGGTGCCGCTGTTGACTTCCAGCACGCCCTTGGTGGGCACGGGCATGGAAGGTGTGGTGGCCCGGGATTCCGGGGTCACCGTGACGGCCCGGCGCCGGGGTCATGTGGAAGACGTGGACTCCACCCGGATCGTCATTCGGGCGGCGGAGTCCGGCCTTGGCGGTGACGGCTCGCCGGTGGACATCTACAAACTGACGAAGTTCCAGCGCACCAACCAGAATACGTGTTTCAACCAGCGCCCCATCGTGGTGCCGGGAGACACGGTGGAGAAAGGCCAGATCATTGCCGACGGACCCGCCACCGCCATGGGCGAGCTGGCCCTGGGCAAGAACGTCATGGTGGCCTTCATGCCCTGGGGCGGCTACAACTTTGAAGACTCCATCCTGGTGAGTGAGCGCCTAATCAAAGATGACGTGTTCACCTCCATTCACATCGAAGAATTCGAAGTCATGGCCCGGGACACCAAGCTGGGTAAAGAGGATATCACCCGGGATATTCCCAATGTGGGTGAAGACGCGCTCAGCAATCTGGATGACAGCGGCATCATCAGCCTGGGGTCCGAGGTGCGTCCCGGCGACATTCTGGTGGGCAAAATCACCCCGAAAGGCGAGACCCAGCTCACCCCGGAAGAAAAGCTGCTCCGGGCCATTTTCGGTGAAAAAGCCGGGGACGTGAAAGACACGTCGCTGAGGGTGCCGCCGGGAATCGAAGGTGTGGTGATCGACGCCCGGGTCTTCTCCCGGAAGGGTGTGGAGAAAGACGACCGCAGCCGCTCCATCGAAGACGAAGCGGTGGCCAAACTGCAAAAGGACCAGGCCGACGAGATCGGCATCATCACCCAGAGCTTCCGTCAGCAGGTGAAAGACCTGGTGGTGGGCCACAAGGTTGCCGACAACCTGGACGACGAACGCACCGGCAACACCTTTTTGCATCACGGAGAGCCGGTACCGCCGGAGTTGGTGGGCCGTCATAACCTGGAGTTCTGGCGCCATGTGTCCTTCGAGGACCCGGGCCTGGAAGACCAGTTGGATCAGCTTCTGGACCGCTACCAGGAACAGTTGCACCTGGTGAACGTGATCTTTGAAGCTAAACTGGGGCGGCTCAGGAAAGTGGACGAGCTGCCGCCGGGCGTGATCAAGAAGGTCAAGGTCTTTGTGGCCATGAAGCGCAAGCTGGCCGTGGGCGACAAGATGGCTGGCCGCCACGGCAACAAAGGCGTGGTCTCCCGGCTGATGCCGGAAGAAGACATGCCCTATTTTGCCGACGGCACACCGGTGGACATCGTTTTGAACCCGCTCGGCGTACCTTCCCGTATGAACGTGGGCCAGGTGATGGAGACCCACATGGGTTGGGCTTCCCATATCCTGGGCAAACGCGTCGGGGAGATGATCGACAAATTCTACAGCCTGGAATCTATCCAGGCGCGCCTGAAACGCATCCTGAATCCCGATGAGAATCTGGCCAAGGAAATCGATTCCCTGACGTTCGAAGAAATCCAGCAAATCTGGCAAAAGCATTATCAGGACGGGATTCACATGGCTTCCCCGGTCTTTGACGGGGCCACGGAACAAGAGGTCGAGGCCTACCTGGCGGAAGCCGGGCTGCCCACCGGCGGCCAGTCGCGCCTCCGTGACGGCCGCAGCGGCGAGGAGTTCGACCGGGAGGTCACCGTGGGGATGATGTACATGATGAAACTGCATCACCTGGTGGCCGACAAGATCCATGCCCGCTCCATCGGACCGTATTCCCTGGTGACCCAACAGCCCCTGGGCGGCAAAGCCCAGTTCGGCGGCCAGCGTTTGGGTGAAATGGAAGTCTGGGCCCTGGAAGCTTACGGCGCGGCTTATACGCTGCAGGAATTCCTGACGGTGAAATCGGACGACGTGGCCGGCCGGACCCGCATGTACGAGAAGATCTTCAAAGGCGAGTACGATCTGGAAGCGGGTCTGCCGGAGTCCTTCAACGTCCTGGTGCGGGAGCTCAAGAGCCTGGCGCTCAACGTAGAGCTTCTGAAAAAGGACAAGGAAAAGTCCTGAGGAATAGCCTTATATGGAAAAGATGCGCGAAGTCGCTTTAGAAGATTTGAATAGCCTGTTTGCCCGGCCGGAAGACCCTATCGCCATCGAGGCGGTGCGGTTGTCCTTGTCGTCGGCGGAGATGATCCGCTCCTGGTCTTTCGGGGAGGTAAAAAAACCGGAGACTATTAACTACCGGACCTTCAAGCCGGAACGGGACGGCTTGTTTTGCGCCAAAATCTTCGGACCTGCCAAGGATTACGAATGTAACTGCGGCAAATACAAACGTATGAAGCATCGGGGGATCACCTGCGAGAAGTGCGGCGTCGAGGTGATCCAGTCCAAGGTGCGCCGGGAACGGATGGGCCACATCGAGTTGGCCTGCCCGGTGGTGCATATCTGGTTTTTGAAGAGCCTGCCCAGCAAGATCGGGAACCTGTTGGACCTGACCCTCAAAGAGCTGGAAAAGATTCTCTATTTTGAAGCCTTTGTGGTGGTGGACGGCGGCGATACGACTCTGACCAAGGGCATGTTGTTGTCGGAGGAAAATTTCCGCAAAAACCGGGAAGAGTTCGGGGACCGGTTTAAGGCCGGCATGGGCGCCGAGGCCATCCGGGAGATGTTGAAGGTGGTGGAACTGGAGCCTCTGGCCGTGGTAGTGCGTCACGAAATGATCAAGACCAGCTCGGACGCCAAGCGCAAGAAGCTGGCCAAACGGCTCAAGATCATCGATTCCTTCAGGGAGTCCGGCCAGCGGCCCGAGTGGATGGTCATGGAAGTGATTCCCGTCCTGCCTCCGGATCTCAGGCCTTTGGTGCACCTGGACGGCGGACGCTTTGCGACCTCTGACTTGAACGACCTCTACCGCCGCGTGATCAACCGCAACAACCGGTTGAAACGGCTGTTGGAACTCAACGCCCCGGACATCATCATCCGCAATGAAAAACGGATGCTGCAAGAGGCGGTGGACGTGCTGTTTGAGAACGGCCGCCGGGGCCGCACCATTACCGGGCCCAACAAGCGGGCGTTGAAATCGTTGTCCGACATGCTCAAGGGCAAACAGGGGCGCTTTCGTCAGAACCTGTTGGGGAAACGAGTAGATTATTCCGGGCGTTCGGTCATCGTCGTCGGTCCGGAATTGCGGCTGCACCAATGCGGGCTGCCTAAACAGATGGCCCTGGAGCTGTTCAAGCCCTTTATCTTCCATAAACTGGTGGCCAAGGGCTATGCCACCACCATTAAGGTGGCGAAACGGCTGGTGGACCGGGAGACCCCGGAAGTCTGGGATATCCTGGACGAAGTGGTGCGGGAACACCCGGTGATGCTTAACCGGGCGCCCACCCTCCATCGCTTGGGCATCCAGGCCTTTGAGCCGCTCTTAATCGAGGGCAAGGCCATCCAGTTGCATCCTCTGGTGTGCACGGCGTTCAACGCCGACTTTGACGGCGACCAGATGGCGGTGCACGTGCCGCTGTCCATCGAAGCCCAAATCGAGGCCCGGGCCTTGATGATGTCCACCAACAACATTCTGTCCCCGGCCAATGGCGACCCCATCATCATCCCAACTCAGGATATCGTCTTGGGGCTCTATTACCTCACCCGGGAACGGCCCTTTGCCAAGGGCGAGCGCGTGGCCACAAACGGCAAGCAGCCCATGCCCTTTTTCGGTCCCGAGGAGGTGCGGGTGGCC from the Desulfobaccales bacterium genome contains:
- the rpoB gene encoding DNA-directed RNA polymerase subunit beta, whose amino-acid sequence is MAKVLSPLRLYRKNFGKIERIVDISNLIEMQKESYHRFLQKDVEPEARSDHGLQGVFKSVYPIRDFSGACSLEFVEYGLGDPKYDVDECQQRGMTFEVPMKIRVRLVVHDVGPDTKAQTIRDIKEQEIYFGTLPLMTEHGTFIINGTERVVVSQLHRSPGLFIDHDRAKIHSSGKIIYSARLIPLRGSWIDFEFDPKDILYVRIDRRRKFPATILLKALGYTTEELLNFFYKTQRVLLAGENIQHAFVPELLADKTTTTDIMDPKSGDVLIKKGKRLTPVLIGKMKRAGVESITGPANELVGRVVAHDILDPESGELLASCNEMLSEDKITLMQEKGIKELDLLFIDGVNVSPCLRNTLVADKTATIKDAVLEIYRRLRPSNRPNDEVATTFFQNLFFNPEYYDLSPVGRLKLDLKLRPDPADRLPLTKTTLEREDILLAVRELITQKDREGPVDDIDHLGNRRVRAVGELLENQFRVGLVRMERAIKERMAIQDLDTLMPHDLVNAKPVQAVIKEFFGTSQLSQFMDQTNPLSEITHKRRLSALGPGGLTRERAGFEVRDVHPTHYGRICPIETPEGPNIGLIVSLSTFARVNELGFIETPYRVVDKVEKRGKVETHVTKKIRYLSALEEGDKVIAQANAPLDSKGRFINDMIEARKFGEFVISHPDQIEYMDVSPNQLVSVAASLIPFLEHDDANRALMGSNMQRQAVPLLTSSTPLVGTGMEGVVARDSGVTVTARRRGHVEDVDSTRIVIRAAESGLGGDGSPVDIYKLTKFQRTNQNTCFNQRPIVVPGDTVEKGQIIADGPATAMGELALGKNVMVAFMPWGGYNFEDSILVSERLIKDDVFTSIHIEEFEVMARDTKLGKEDITRDIPNVGEDALSNLDDSGIISLGSEVRPGDILVGKITPKGETQLTPEEKLLRAIFGEKAGDVKDTSLRVPPGIEGVVIDARVFSRKGVEKDDRSRSIEDEAVAKLQKDQADEIGIITQSFRQQVKDLVVGHKVADNLDDERTGNTFLHHGEPVPPELVGRHNLEFWRHVSFEDPGLEDQLDQLLDRYQEQLHLVNVIFEAKLGRLRKVDELPPGVIKKVKVFVAMKRKLAVGDKMAGRHGNKGVVSRLMPEEDMPYFADGTPVDIVLNPLGVPSRMNVGQVMETHMGWASHILGKRVGEMIDKFYSLESIQARLKRILNPDENLAKEIDSLTFEEIQQIWQKHYQDGIHMASPVFDGATEQEVEAYLAEAGLPTGGQSRLRDGRSGEEFDREVTVGMMYMMKLHHLVADKIHARSIGPYSLVTQQPLGGKAQFGGQRLGEMEVWALEAYGAAYTLQEFLTVKSDDVAGRTRMYEKIFKGEYDLEAGLPESFNVLVRELKSLALNVELLKKDKEKS